TGTATGTGTGCTCTGTTTCTTACTCTGCTAGATCTTCCTTGTTTCTTCCAGAAATTCCACCGAGCAACCTGTGTGCGTGTGTGAGTCTATCTTACCAACACAGCGGGAGACTCTCTGCCAATAATTTGTTTGTTTTATCAATTTTGGGTTGTTTACTGCAAGTGTTTTATGAAGTGAATTCTATGCTGTTAAGATAGTGTTCTTACCACTTATTTATCCATATTTACTGATGCTAAATGAATTATTAACTAAACATCATTCAGAATTTGTTTACTAAGTTGTGTGTTGTAAGCTGAGGTAAGAGTGAACTAGTTACTTCTTCTTTGCATTGTAGGTGCTTTTGATGGTCTTTTCTGAGTTCAGATTCACCGCAGAGGCTTCTTTTGTGGAACTGACAGCAACAACACATACAAGGATTATGAAGTTGACTGGTTTGACAACTGTGACAGTGATACTTGGTCCATTCTAAGGATTGATGATTTTCTGCAGCAGCTAGGGTATGACAGAAAGAGTGTAAAGCTTGATGTGTTTTGGTGTCAGTCGGGAAAGACATTGGGTGATGGACTAAGAGAGATAAAGTGTGCTTCCGAcatccttgcaatgatagcaacaACTACAGAGCACAAGAATTTGTTGCTGATTGTAGACCATGGAGAGACACTTAACAGAGTTATGAGAGATGACATTATGCTAAATGATAAAAATATCCAAGATTAGGAAAGAAGTGTGCCAAATGATAGGAGGGGAAGGAGGTTATTTGGGGAAGGATCATCATCATGTTGTGGTGACGAAGAAATAGAGGAGGAAGGTGGAGTAGacgcagcaacagcagattcagagactgatgaggatttctatgatagtgactttgatataGAGATGGGGACGATGATTTGTTCGAGACAAACATAGATAAAGAAGTGGATGATCACAGAGAGAAGGATACATCATGTGACTATGAAGCGGAGCTAGCTGAGGATGCTGTCAATGAACCATTCATGTCTGAACTTGATGAAAATGCACCTAAGTTCATCAATGAACTTGATCTTTTGCTTAGAGGACTATTTTGATTACCAGACTTGTTATTATTAATGTAATGAACATTTGGATGTGATGTACCTTGAACTTAAGTATTTGGCTGTCATGTTATGTACTAGACCTATTTATAGTGTTGCCGTCAATAATTTGGTACTGAATATCACTGTCTTGCTGTCAAACTGTAGTTGTGATGACCACAAAAATGTTGTCAAAATTTGGCACTGAATATCACTTTCTTGCTATCAAAATTTAAAATTTTTGCACCGAATATCATCGTGTTGCTGTCAAATTTTAGCTATGATGTTCACACAATTGTTGTCAAAATTTGGCACTGAATATCAATTGGTGCTGTCAAAATTTAGTTatgatatactactgtagtacatgAATCATTCGATTCAAATCATGTTTGATGTACAGGTACATGAAACAATAATTTCAATTTGATACAGGAGATTGATTCGGTACAGGAGATTGTTGTACATGAAATTGACATTAATATGAAACTGCAGTACAGGAAACAAAACATCTCGAATTGCCATTTTCTTTCAATACACAGACCAAGCATTTCAGTAGTAAATCTCATTGATTTCATCAAAATACTAATTTTGTCTCAACTAAACCAAAATACATTAAAACAAAATGCATTAGGACCTGACAGCCATTGCAAACATGATTGCGACTAAACCAAAATACATTAATATAGCAAAACATTATCATCCTATCTCTGGATAGCAACTGATCTCCATTGCAATCATTCTCTTCTCCATTCTCTGCTTCTTCTTGAGAGCTTCTATGTCACCATCTTTCTCCTTCAGCTTCTTCTCCAGAACCTCTTTCTTGCTAGCAAGATTAGCAATCACAATTCTCTCCCTTCCTTGCCATGGTTTGCCGATCCTGTTAATAAACAGTTCGCACACTAATAAGAGGCTCCAGTAATAACTGATGTGATCTACTCAAATTATCACAAACCACAGAATTAAGAGGACCTCTTGAATTCAGACCCAATGTTACCTCATACTGTCACACCAAAAACCATGGCCCTTTGTCACACCTTCATTGCATACACGTCGAGCAGGCGCATCTCTGTGCCCACACAAGTCGCCCTTGAGACAGGTCTAGGAGCGCTGTGAGTAGCAGAGGAGGACCAATGGCCGAGCGGCGGGAGGATGAGGAGGAACGGAGGAGGTACCTTGCGCCGTAGAGGCTGGAGGTACTGCAGCAACTGGAGCCGTGGGCAAAGGCGCACGTGCTGCCGCTGCACAAGCCGGCGGACGAGCTGTGGCAGTCGGCGGACATGCTCCTGGACGCGCTGGCGCTGGGCACGGACGGCTTCAACGCGGCATGCCTCGAGCACCGCGGCAGGGCGTAGGGCGTGCCGGCTGCGCAACCGGTGTGCCTGGTGAAGAACACGGTCACGGAGGAGGCCCTCGCCGCCGTCCTTTTTATTTGCCTACTTGAGCGCGCCGCCACGGTGGAAAGGGGATTGAGGGTCACGGCTTATGTGCGAAAAATAAACAGAACGAAGGGGGTTTCCATAATATTTCACCCAGCCGCGCGGCCACACGCCTCTGTGCCTGATGGCACTCGCTGACATTGGGTCCCACGACCATGCTGGCATCCTGGTCAGCAGCGCGGACGTATGCAAACGTGATTCGAACCGTATTTGCACCAAAGAACCAAGTTTTTACACCAAATCAGCGTATTCTTCAAGTTCATGCACCAAACTGAACATTGGTGGCAAGTTTAGGCACCATTCTGTAATTACCTCTTTAAAATATATCttaattttattgagcttgatgtcaaGAACGTCAATAGGATCTGAGGCCTGCACAGTCCTATTCCAGATCTTATCGACCAGACCTAGGAATTCATCGTTTTTAACACAAGACAGGTCAAAACAGAATTCACGGGTTTTAGGTGCCTCTCTCTCTTCATCCCCGGACGAAAGTCATAGAGGGTTATGGTCAGAAATTTCAGGCACTAATTTCCTAACAGAAACTATAGGAAATAGGTCCTCCTAACTATCAGACTTGAGATTCCTATCAAGTTTATGAAGCGTCTGAGAAAACATGACCAGCCATTCATGTCCAGAAACAGCTAAACTAACAGAAGAAACAAGAAGCTGTAAGAGTTTTTTTCTTTCATAAAGGGCGACTTTGTTATCTTAGAATGTAGAATCAAGTGATACAAAGCATTGTGAGTAACACCCGGCCTGTACGTAAATAGGACTAAGAAGCCGTAAGAGTGTGCAACCAAATTAACACTCCAACAATGGGTATCCACTCCATTCAATCATTCATGCATCTCACGCACACAAAGAAGACAATCCGGTGACAACAAATACTCATCGAAGATATTCCCCAAAAAACTCCTACACTAATTCATAAAAAAGAGCAAATCTACCACGTATTCATCGAGATTACAAACCGCTTGTATCTCTAGCTAGCTATAGCTTAGAGACACCTTGCCCCGTAGCCTGCGCTCCTCAACAATGCCTGCTTGATCTCGTCTGTGCTTATCACCTGCCTCTTCCCTTCCGCCTACACACCGGGCACGCCGTGAATGGACATTGGCGATCGAATTTCATTGGCATGCAATGAAGGAAAACTTAGAGCTAGTATTTCAGAAGGAGTTTACTTGTGAGCACGAGGCCTGCATGGCGAAGTCACTGAAGCAACTCACGACACACTGCTCGATCTCCAGCCCCAGCACGTCCAGCGCGGTCACCGTCGCAATCAGCGCTCCGGGGTTTGTCGAGCAGCAGATCTCAATCTTCGTGTCGCCCCCGCCTTGGTTCTCGACGTTAGCACATAACTTGGTGGAACTCCTCGTCGGCGTCCCCTCGTTGCCACCGCTGGAGAAATTTTTGAGCAGGTTCAGCTCCTCGGGCGTGGTGCCCATCTCCTCCTCCACAGTTTTAATCCGCTCGGTCAGTTCCTTGACGTAGTCTATGGTGTCCCCGAGGGTCGCAGTCCTATCCATCTGCAGTTCGATTGATCGGTTAATTAGATCTACACATGTTAATTAAGGTCCACAACTCATAGATAATTCGATATACAGAAATTAAGGGCGATGCGACAGCACACCTTGCTAATCTTGGGCACGGTGGACCGGAGCATGGAGAGGCGGTCGTTGAGCCGCTTCCGGCGCCGCCTTTCCGCCATGAGGTTCTTTGACGGAGTTCCGCTTCCGGCATTGAGCTTGCTCTCCGGGTGGGTGCCGGAGGCCGGCATGCTTCTCATCCCCGAGCTCTCCCCGGCCCCTCCCCCGAACACGAACGTTGACGAGCTCGCAATAGCGTCATGGAGGGGAAGAGTGAGCGGCGCCTTGCCGGCAGCAGCCTGGACGACCGCGGGAGGGTCAGGGATGCAGCTCCTCCAGGGGTTGCACACTTCGCTCAGGTAGTTGAAGTTGAACTCCTGGTGCGGGTGCGGACGCACGGCCGGCGGCGAGGGCAGCATGGGCTGCTGAAATGGGCCACTCCTCTCCTCGGCAGTGCAGCCCTTGCCGCCGCCGTAGAAGAGGAGGTCGCTGATCGTCATCATGCTGTTGCTGCCCGGGTACGGCGGCGCCGGCGCCTCCTCCCGGTGAAGCGGCATGAGCTCCTCCAAGAAGGACTCCTCATCAAGCGGATCCATCCCTTAGTTGGTGTTATGCTACTAGCTTTAGAATATGATTGCTTCCCTCGCGCTTGCTTAATACAGCCACGTCCACAGGCCCAACTTGCAGGTTGCAGCCTTGCAGGGGGTCACGGAAGCAACAAAACCAAGCGACAATAATTCCGCGGCACCACCTGGCTAGTAGGTACTCTACGGCTAGTTTTGGTGTCGCCACGTACTGGTCAGGCAGAAAAGGGCAGACAAAACCTGAGAATTGAATGGAATCTCCCCGTTTTTAATTAGCCAGGCCCATCTACGTACGTTGGCAGTTTCAATTATCGTCAGTGTCGTTTTCGATCGCCAGAATTCTGGTACTGTTTCGCGGCCACGGGCCGGCGGTGATCGAGACCCGGCGACCAATCCCCGATCGAGCGACAGGAGCGAGCCGTTTGAGATCGTGGGCACGCCTATTTGCGAGAGTCAAGGGGGGCTTAACCTTGATCCGGTTGTGAGTTTGTGACCGGGACGTTGGCAACAAACAAAAACAGTGGGCGGGCGCATGGAACAAAACCGAGAGCTGTCGAATGTTGTCATGTGTGCAGATTAGTACCATGTAGACTTGCTGGAGCGCTACATTTGCTGGGAAAATATCAGGTGATGTAGAGCATGATAACAGCTCCCGCGAGCCAAGCCGTTTGAGATCGTGGGCACGCCTATTTGTGAGAGTCAAGGGGGGCTTGTGACCGGGACGTTGGCAACAAACAAAAACAGTGCGCGGGCGCATGGAACAAAACCGAGAGCTGTCGAATGTTGTCATGTGTGCAGATTAGTACCATGTAGACTTGCTGGAGCGCTACATTTGCTCGGAAAATATCAGGTGATGTAGAGCATGATAACAGCTCCCGCGAGCCGTTGTATCTTAGATCCAAGGCTGGCGCCTGGCGCGTTGATCTCCTGCAAATTCGCCGAAACCTCAAGGAGTTTGACATTTACACGCAAGTCTAGGACCTCGGTTGGTGACCCTTGGATTTTAGATCCAAAGGCTCGCCGGAGCTCGTATCACCGGATAGCCTAAGGCTCCATATCATCTGATACTCTCACATTTGCTTATGTCGATCAGTCTTTGGTTGCGGGGTGAGGTGCCATGGCACACACCGGCGGATGTACTGCAGCAAATCACGGGGGCACGACAGGTTGGAGGTTGCAGGGCCTACGCGTCACTCGGGCTGCATGCATGTTTGTGGACCAGCTATGCATATGTCCACGTGACCTGGAAGC
The Triticum dicoccoides isolate Atlit2015 ecotype Zavitan chromosome 3A, WEW_v2.0, whole genome shotgun sequence genome window above contains:
- the LOC119271097 gene encoding transcription factor bHLH61-like, with the translated sequence MDPLDEESFLEELMPLHREEAPAPPYPGSNSMMTISDLLFYGGGKGCTAEERSGPFQQPMLPSPPAVRPHPHQEFNFNYLSEVCNPWRSCIPDPPAVVQAAAGKAPLTLPLHDAIASSSTFVFGGGAGESSGMRSMPASGTHPESKLNAGSGTPSKNLMAERRRRKRLNDRLSMLRSTVPKISKMDRTATLGDTIDYVKELTERIKTVEEEMGTTPEELNLLKNFSSGGNEGTPTRSSTKLCANVENQGGGDTKIEICCSTNPGALIATVTALDVLGLEIEQCVVSCFSDFAMQASCSQAEGKRQVISTDEIKQALLRSAGYGARCL